GATCCAACAATGAGTATCAACTAATCGGAAgtttaaatgataattttatgttttcggTGGTACGGTACAAAcactttagaattttaataaatgtatacagtCACTAAGGTATATAATGAAATCgattagtcaaattaacaattaatacaaCTTATAACATcgataaattaacataataaaataacaaaaatcatCACGATTCGACATACGAcggcaaataaaaaaacctgATTCGTAACAAAaagaacataaatataaatagttatttaaatataaacttttcttcttttcggTGTTAATACCAAACCACGACGTCAagtgatatatagtataattattaatcattaactATCTCATAGAATCAACAGCTTCAGCTTGAACTGTCATAATTCACATGAGCCTAACAACAAGTCCGACGACGTCCAATTAAACTTTCAAAAACGTGATACAATGTCTCAAAAATCTTTCCTTCtattatttacacatttcATTTAGGAGAGCCATCGATAATGTCTGATCTGCATGTCAAGATCATTCACAGCCTCGTAATCAGCTTCATTGCCGTCTTACAGCTTGCTCGTATTAAATCTAGAACTTGCCAAATAGGCGGCGCTAATTCGgcaatatttcgaaaaaatttacgtGCAAAAGAATTGatgttttattgcaaaattaataataaatttatttctaagtttgttttaaaaattagaaataatgtaGTGATAAATTGTAGTAATAAATTgcagaaataaattgtaattgcatatataatattaatcacgctataaattattataataaaaaaatttttattatagaaaaacttatcaataaattcataactttttgtagtattgtattatataatacaattgtcCAAGCGGcacgtaaattttttagaaatattgttgTATTATCATCAAAATTACTTTACACAATTAGAGagactttaaatatatatatcaaagatatatattacaaCATTGCACCCTCCCCTTTACTGCACAAAAGGCCGATGAACGACGAGAACGTCACTAAATTCTTCATGATTCACGGACTGATTCTATTTCCAAACAATAAACTCTTGACTCGAATTAATTCGAGACTAGATGACGTCCCGCCTACGCGAACCTCAGGACGACAATGCCAGACCCAATCGTGCGAAAACCATTTCCTTCCTTAGCCGCGTGATCTCCCAGTAAACATCATGAACTGCAGATTAATAAATTCcgttattattagaaaacaataaattactttcaatctttaatttttttattgttaaattatactttattgtaTGTTGTGATAACATAAATGTGTTTATTATTGTGCTTGAGTTCcaatattctacaaaaaaCATACCTGAGCTTTTGACGAGTCCACGTTCGATGTATCTCAGATAATTAAGAAAGTCACACACTGCtataatctgtaaaaataattaattcctcACAAAACAGAActttttaagttttctttaaaataagttataaaataagtaatatattgaAGTGAGTAATGATATATAGAACTTACGCGATTGCGACAAATCTGCGAAATACAGTACCACTGGTTTTCCTGATCACCAAGCCGCATACGATAGTGGCATTGTCGTGGTGCCTCCAATAACGCACATTTCCtgaaatcaaaatataattacatacttgtttcatatacattatacattacgctatatattaacttaatcataaatattatataatttttcgtttatataatcttttagcTATGATTGCAGCAACTTTAAATGGTTacttaaataaagtaatttttcctaattcTGTGcaataattctgaaatataatactttattttacattaaacaacAGATAAAACTTTCTACAggctttttcttttataatacaaagaaataatgagcattttaatataaagaaaaagaacttATAAGAACATACTTGGGAAAAGCAAGTTTTGTTTTGTCGCTGACTGCCTCGATAAATATGATCCCATCCAAAACGGCTTGCCTGACCTTGGCTCCCAATTCTTTATTCGGGAAATCCAAGCAAAGATCGATATCCTCCCTAAATACCCTCGCAACGAAGGGATCACTCTTGTCGACGCAAGGGTTTGCCTTCCACCTGAGAAATTCCGTATGGACCCTTGGATCGACTTCCAGACCAAAGTCCTTGTACTCCTTTTCCTTCTCCTTTTCACGATCACGCTTCCAATCCCTTTCGAGGGTCTCCTTGTCGGTCGGCAAAGGCGACCTTTGTTCCTTTACAGGCGAATCAGGCGGCGAATTTTCTCGACCgtactttaaattaaagtgtGAAGGCGACCTGCATCAGAATTGCAAATTATTGTTAAGTTTACTTTAGTTTgcgaaaataaatacaatgactttatatcttttataatttattctcttattcctatgtttttattttgtattttaaaatatattttgattgaaaattttagaaaaggaCAAAATACATTGCAAATTACTCCTCtctaatattttgtaagaacaTTTTCAACATTATCAACGATtagtataaaatgtatataaatattataaagtatcgcttaaatttatttcaatatttaaagtacatatgtgtacatatactttattttgcagttttgaaaaattataaatataaaacaaaattatttattacctcCGATGTTTCTTCGCAAAGAGTCCTTGCTGATTTTCTTCCCCGTTGCTAATTCGTCCCTTGGTGTCGATTTGAGGATGCAAGTGGGGATTAGGTCTCGACGGTGTAGACGTAAGCACCAAAGTTTTCAAGGCCGCTACTTCGGCCGCGAGCACTTCCGATTTCATACGACTCTCTTCTAGAAGACGCTCCGCTGTGGCCTGACGTACGTTAGCCTCTCGAACCATGTTATGTGCCTCCTAAACACAcacgttataaataatttatattctttgcaaaatgatattttctaagaaaattttaagttttttagaaaattattaaacggATTAATTAATCACAAAATCGAggataatttcattttttctgtTACGAGAACAACACAGgcgcgcgctacgcgcgcgctatttagttttttactttttaaaaataacaattgcaataataattacataaataaataattatatacaaaaagaaaggaaaaagaaatagagagagagagagagagaaagagagagagagagagagaaagcatacttacatacattaatttattatataattttctttcttctttaaaaatattatacacataaaaaaagaaaaaaagaaatacaatatacacaacatacataaatcttctttaaagtaatatgatattgacACTGAAATGTAACGAAATATTGTCAGCTCAgactcttcttcttcttctttttttttttttttttctttaattagcaTTAGAGATTGACGACAtagtttgaaaaacaaaattacaattgttaataaattattaaatactttgacattacatgtatctttctatataaaataagatcaacattttttggaactttatacacattaattaattaactattattgctagttataaaataatattgtgacaTATGCATGCACACGTACGCGTgcacatatagaaattaataaatttaaaaaataaccaaataaaaaataatcaatagaaaaaactaactttcgaaaatcttTCGTTTGAGTAAAATACTCCACAGTGTACACGCGCACGAATGCACGcacccccctcccctctctctctctctctctctctctctctctctctctctctctctctctctctctctctctctctctctctctctctctctctctctctctctctctcaatctctcccggtctctcccggtctctccccgtctctccccgtctttcccggtctctcccggtctctcccggtctctcccggtctctccccgt
This sequence is a window from Monomorium pharaonis isolate MP-MQ-018 chromosome 3, ASM1337386v2, whole genome shotgun sequence. Protein-coding genes within it:
- the LOC105841075 gene encoding guanine nucleotide exchange factor for Rab-3A encodes the protein MKEVQEQQQPESMESNESVSGSNEYAYRPLTTKHRRAGSTGTTGDEEYTTDEDELYTDETDCAALHPPHPILKSDLARAATDLFGYATKHEDEEEPTSLFDEDDNKFLDNSSNSTKTTPLFAYNEKLQGVLSRHRNSTEEKSCEKLKSHEVDVSESQAQSTKPLDFRLNEAESTGDASDEKADTDLKKDNLFESSKKLSLPKDTQPEELSKQELLCVPTKSNGPPSPTTLQWGRAVAEVKEHAVAKLQEELKRAHEELKLKDEEVARLSRIRQDVETELEELTASLFQEAHNMVREANVRQATAERLLEESRMKSEVLAAEVAALKTLVLTSTPSRPNPHLHPQIDTKGRISNGEENQQGLFAKKHRRSPSHFNLKYGRENSPPDSPVKEQRSPLPTDKETLERDWKRDREKEKEKEYKDFGLEVDPRVHTEFLRWKANPCVDKSDPFVARVFREDIDLCLDFPNKELGAKVRQAVLDGIIFIEAVSDKTKLAFPKKCALLEAPRQCHYRMRLGDQENQWYCISQICRNRIIAVCDFLNYLRYIERGLVKSSVHDVYWEITRLRKEMVFARLGLALSS